From the Streptomyces syringium genome, one window contains:
- a CDS encoding sensor histidine kinase, producing the protein MIRGLRPLLRGSTYSGMPFAYCGALAGLPLLPFALLPALAWPSAPYGVQAVVVLLVWAALIGSVGLARTTRRALIAVARQLLRVPLPAPAAVPSGTDRWRTPLWLLLHVALGWTGALTSGVLVLMGIALPGNWLDAEAGLSVFGRSLRSDGGWRSWVMALGCVLLAAVVCVLVTSVLRWLAPRLLGPSSAERLALMAEREQRLAERNRLAHELHDSIGHTLTAATIQAAVAGEVLSADPVAARAAMRSIEESTRAALEDLDYVLGALREEEAGTAPTRTLADLPELLDRLRHAGATLEVEQSGESAQVQGTLSRAAYRILQEGLTNALRHGTGGPIGVRVAALPDCLELGVVNEAGAGMRTGAGVFRTSGHGLPGLAERVRLLHGEIEVGPDGPRHWRLAVRLPVRVSA; encoded by the coding sequence ATGATCAGGGGACTCCGGCCGCTGCTGCGCGGCTCCACGTATTCGGGCATGCCGTTCGCCTATTGCGGCGCATTGGCGGGCCTTCCGCTGCTGCCTTTCGCCCTGCTGCCGGCACTGGCGTGGCCGTCCGCTCCCTATGGAGTGCAGGCCGTCGTGGTCCTCCTGGTCTGGGCAGCACTGATCGGCTCGGTCGGTCTTGCCCGCACCACGCGGCGGGCCCTGATCGCGGTCGCCCGACAGCTTCTGAGGGTGCCGCTGCCGGCCCCTGCCGCCGTGCCGTCCGGCACCGACCGTTGGCGGACTCCCCTCTGGCTGCTGCTGCACGTGGCACTGGGGTGGACGGGGGCGCTGACGAGCGGCGTGCTGGTCCTCATGGGGATCGCCCTCCCCGGGAACTGGCTCGACGCCGAAGCCGGGCTGAGTGTGTTCGGCCGGTCGCTGCGGTCCGACGGCGGATGGCGGAGCTGGGTGATGGCGCTCGGCTGCGTGCTGCTCGCGGCGGTCGTGTGCGTGCTGGTGACGAGCGTGCTGCGGTGGCTGGCACCGAGGCTCCTGGGTCCTTCGTCGGCCGAGCGGCTCGCGCTGATGGCCGAGCGGGAGCAGCGTCTGGCCGAACGCAACCGGCTGGCCCACGAGTTGCACGACTCGATCGGGCACACGCTGACGGCGGCCACGATCCAGGCCGCGGTGGCGGGTGAGGTGCTCTCCGCCGACCCGGTGGCGGCGCGGGCGGCCATGCGCAGCATCGAGGAGTCGACCCGGGCCGCGCTGGAGGACCTGGACTACGTGCTGGGCGCGCTGCGCGAGGAAGAGGCGGGGACAGCGCCGACCCGGACCCTGGCCGACCTGCCGGAGCTGCTGGACCGCTTGCGGCACGCGGGCGCGACCCTTGAGGTCGAGCAGTCCGGCGAGTCGGCGCAGGTGCAGGGGACGCTCTCCCGGGCCGCGTACCGGATCCTGCAGGAAGGGCTGACGAACGCGTTGCGGCACGGGACGGGCGGCCCGATCGGGGTCCGGGTGGCGGCCCTGCCGGACTGCCTCGAGCTCGGTGTGGTCAATGAGGCGGGCGCGGGCATGCGGACGGGCGCGGGTGTCTTCCGGACGTCGGGGCACGGCCTGCCCGGCCTTGCCGAGCGCGTGCGGCTGCTGCACGGTGAGATCGAGGTCGGCCCGGACGGGCCGCGGCACTGGCGGCTGGCGGTCCGGCTGCCGGTCCGGGTGTCGGCATGA
- a CDS encoding alpha/beta hydrolase yields the protein MAVGAVTTFLSALTPVMASSPSEASAAKDPLRQYTQQAPRWQRCDAKTPATFQCTTLEVPLDYSDPGGKKTDIAVSRLKASSAKERRGVLLLNPGGPGGPGLELPVGLGADFPGDVKRQYDLIGFDPRGVGQSSPVSCGLTADEQDLERPYRTETFAKEVKWARTVADKCQAAEGDRLRHLTTRNTARDMDVIRAVLGEKKISYLGYSYGTYLGAVYAQMFPRRTDRFLLDSAADPVRYGRGTFQAMAERAEPAFTRWTEWTARRHTTYALGRTPAEVRKTFRDLIAQADRKPIDHGGTLFTGDTIRAQRATFSRVQKAATWVAELKKAAEGRKPDPSGTPEQVPSPLRPASARDVPSDNEAASAWAVLCADTRTTWPSDPEQYRRDAIRDKARYPLSGDFESNIKPCAFWKPGSEPATSVNSEVSALILQNEWDPATPLAGGQAMHRALRGSRMITVAGGEGHGVYGTGSCADKSATAYLTTGRLPAEDLACRASAG from the coding sequence ATGGCCGTCGGCGCCGTGACGACTTTCCTTTCGGCACTTACACCGGTCATGGCCTCTTCGCCATCCGAGGCATCCGCGGCCAAGGACCCTCTGCGGCAGTACACGCAACAGGCGCCGCGGTGGCAGCGCTGCGATGCGAAGACCCCCGCCACCTTTCAGTGCACGACTCTCGAGGTGCCGCTGGACTACAGCGATCCCGGCGGCAAGAAGACGGACATCGCGGTGTCCCGGCTCAAGGCAAGCAGCGCGAAGGAACGTCGTGGCGTTCTGCTGCTCAACCCCGGCGGCCCCGGCGGGCCGGGCCTGGAGCTGCCCGTCGGCCTGGGAGCGGACTTCCCCGGGGACGTGAAGAGACAGTACGACCTCATCGGGTTCGACCCGAGGGGCGTCGGGCAGAGCTCGCCCGTCAGCTGCGGTCTGACCGCCGACGAACAGGACCTGGAGCGCCCCTACAGGACCGAGACCTTCGCGAAGGAGGTGAAGTGGGCCCGTACGGTGGCCGACAAGTGCCAGGCCGCGGAAGGTGACAGGCTGCGCCACCTCACCACCCGCAACACCGCTCGCGACATGGACGTCATCCGTGCCGTGCTGGGGGAGAAGAAGATCTCCTACCTGGGGTACTCCTACGGCACCTACCTCGGCGCCGTCTACGCGCAGATGTTCCCCCGGCGAACCGACCGGTTCCTGCTGGACAGCGCGGCCGACCCCGTACGGTACGGGCGGGGCACGTTCCAGGCGATGGCGGAGAGGGCCGAGCCCGCCTTCACACGATGGACCGAATGGACTGCCCGGCGACACACGACGTACGCACTGGGCCGTACCCCGGCCGAGGTCCGCAAGACGTTCCGGGACCTCATCGCCCAGGCCGACCGCAAACCCATCGACCACGGTGGGACGCTCTTCACCGGTGACACCATCCGCGCTCAGCGCGCCACGTTCTCCCGCGTTCAGAAAGCCGCCACATGGGTCGCCGAGCTGAAGAAGGCGGCCGAGGGCAGGAAGCCCGATCCGTCCGGCACTCCCGAGCAGGTCCCGAGCCCCCTCCGGCCGGCGTCCGCCCGTGACGTCCCCTCGGACAATGAAGCCGCGAGCGCCTGGGCTGTCCTCTGCGCCGACACCCGCACGACGTGGCCGAGCGACCCCGAGCAGTACCGCCGCGACGCGATCCGCGACAAGGCCCGGTATCCGCTGTCCGGCGACTTCGAGTCCAACATCAAGCCGTGTGCCTTCTGGAAGCCGGGCAGCGAGCCCGCGACCTCCGTGAACAGTGAGGTCAGCGCACTGATCCTGCAGAACGAATGGGACCCCGCAACGCCCCTGGCCGGCGGCCAGGCCATGCACCGGGCCCTGCGCGGCTCCCGGATGATCACTGTCGCCGGAGGGGAGGGGCATGGCGTCTATGGCACCGGATCCTGTGCGGACAAGAGCGCCACGGCCTATCTGACCACGGGCAGGCTCCCGGCCGAGGACCTGGCCTGCCGAGCGTCGGCCGGGTAG